From a single Diachasmimorpha longicaudata isolate KC_UGA_2023 chromosome 13, iyDiaLong2, whole genome shotgun sequence genomic region:
- the LOC135168901 gene encoding uncharacterized protein LOC135168901: protein MKYIVVCMAILALAGAQPAKPETWKGGNMDSIVEQTKTECAQKNDEMACMKFKVLNLLDQIFRKDNFKVSDSVEVTRNSQPVEETAARSEASFLDTVQNYLVSHDVTFKLPLESAVKVSARNIEDDQISFDVKFGQGRAVEEARKSKLKKVIIPILVFVLLKAMTLIPLAIGVLGLKAWNALQLSFFSFVVSVGLAIFQLCKKIAADSHAAPIAAHGPWEYQAAQYRSFQDDEAIQNAQNLAYSAYAPAV, encoded by the exons ATGAAGTACATTGTGGTGTGCATGGCAATCTTGGCACTTGCTGGAGCTCAACCGGCTAAGCCAGAGACCTGGAAGGGTGGCAACATGGATTCAATCGTGGAACAGACCAAGACCGAGTGCGCCCAGAAGAACGACGAAATGGCCTGCATGAAGTTCAAGGTCCTTAACTTGTTGGATCAGATTTTCCGAAAGGACAATTTCAAG GTGTCAGACAGTGTTGAGGTCACTCGTAACTCACAACCTGTCGAAGAGACCGCCGCCCGCAGCGAGGCATCCTTCCTGGACACTGTTCAGAACTACCTGGTCTCGCACGATGTCACCTTCAAGCTTCCTCTGGAATCCGCTGTCAAAGTCAGCGCAAGGAACATCGAGGATGACcaaatttcctttgacgtTAAGTTCGGCCAGGGACGAGCCGTCGAGGAGGCCCGCAAGTCCAAACTGAAGAAGGTCATCATTCCCATTCTCGTGTTCGTCCTGCTGAAGGCGATGACCCTCATTCCTCTTGCTATCGGTGTTCTTGGTCTGAAGGCCTGGAACGCGTTGCAGCTCTCCTTCTTCAGTTTTGTCGTATCTGTGGGTCTTGCCATCTTCCAGCTCTGCAAGAAGATCGCTGCCGACAGTCACGCTGCACCCATTGCTGCACATGGTCCTTGGGAGTATCAAGCTGCACAGTACAGATCCTTCCAGGATGATGAGGCTATCCAGAATGCACAGAACTTGGCCTATTCGGCTTATGCTCCAGCAGTTTGA
- the LOC135168403 gene encoding uncharacterized protein LOC135168403 has protein sequence MRFLILASMALLAVSTGAQEIRTTAEVLQKIYYRCVDSESMLSCVKPKVLAYLSDVVKQERVPITEDLAVVRSRQMAFENDDYSQYEGVDPDRKELLRSLMLEKLDTFLASHQLEAKLPEAIAGSNIVPRSLVDSVPKTLSIPLSDVSTGQGRGFVKKVMIPFLLGLKFKATALVPLALALIALKTWKALTLGLLSMVLSGAMLIFKLTKPKVAYEVVHYGHPPVEHAAPHWDTAPNGPYRAYRK, from the exons ATGAGGTTCCTAATATTGGCGTCAATGGCCCTTCTGGCAGTGAGCACTGGTGCTCAAGAGATCAGGACAACAGCCGAAGTCCTGCAGAAGATTTACTACAG GTGTGTAGACAGTGAGTCAATGTTGTCATGCGTCAAGCCAAAGGTCCTGGCTTACTTGAGCGATGTGGTCAAGCAAGAGAGGGTGCCAATTACTGAGGATCTCGCGGTCGTTCGTTCCAGACAGATGGCATTCGAGAATGACGACTACTCGCAATACGAGGGAGTTGATCCAGACAGAAAAGAACTCCTGCGTTCCCTCATGTTGGAGAAGTTGGATACCTTCCTTGCTAGTCACCAACTCGAAGCCAAATTGCCAGAAGCCATTGCTGGATCAAACATCGTTCCAAGGTCTCTGGTGGACTCCGTACCAAAGACCTTGAGCATTCCCCTTTCAGATGTCTCAACTGGACAGG GTCGTGGATTCGTCAAGAAGGTCATGATTCCCTTCCTTCTGGGACTGAAGTTCAAGGCAACTGCGTTGGTGCCTCTCGCTCTTGCCCTTATCGCCCTTAAAACGTGGAAGGCCCTCACACTTGGTCTCCTCTCCATGGTCCTCAGCGGTGCCATGCTCATCTTCAAGCTCACCAAGCCCAAAGTTGCTTATGAAGTCGTCCACTATGGACATCCTCCAGTTGAACACGCCGCACCACATTGGGACACTGCACCCAACGGGCCCTATCGCGCTTACAGAAAGTAG
- the LOC135168405 gene encoding uncharacterized protein LOC135168405 — protein sequence MMFLRTLVFFIFTITFGRANLFGFPSFSKITSYAKYFAIGNITAAAAGNELWSGILKDCRGTVSFSCLQKNAYSYLDNAFVERDNITVFSGLMLRRNNLDYEGCTKNYQDDVAENIVDTGRRGRDQKHDGKASDPNENLYVEKMSPLEEITSALRDKTVKFLATRDYELQLPELFFENSRIKISPREIDENGALVRIDFGQRAVEEQGRLFFKKIRKFIQNRLLMSFLALILIIKLIKVKFMFIIPFLFGVGVAKKIFLKLLLFLFPAFAHVFKLCSSYYSSQSKYHHHHHHQIAHHHHHVPVPVPVPAAVPTFFDHHPHHEEEFDGYDYAHPHIQLRKDMEELKEWGIDSFSEPYDDPGVRPAAPVPPPLPPASYSPSYTSPQYPTPVKSNVLSYQDKPTNYASHGQVLAYSGYLDDQKLQRRVSSQLSPSSFPQVQMANSFLHQTPISVSPSISKTSAMPVSPIYVQPTSVTQTQRVTQQVITKNPSSSVGQANNLVPQDDTFYGPILQRLEDIFTQGGVLDQSCRERLICNMYKNPSLYSPHSNLVSNILSRDPRELKRSGTKASQIFHKYISAASFGQEGGDCFKTYTCQ from the exons ATGATGTTTCTGAgaacacttgttttttttatatttaccaTAACATTTGGACGTGCGAATCTCTTCGGTTTTCCaagtttttcgaaaattaccAGTTACGCTAAGTATTTTGCCATTGGAAATATAACGGCAGCTGCTGCTGGTAATGAATTATGGAGTGGAATCTTGAAGGATTGTCGTGGTACAGTGTCATTCTCCTGTCTCCAGAAGAATGCATATTCGTACCTGGATAATGCATTTGTGGAACGCGACAACATCACGGTCTTCAGTGGATTGATGCTCAGGAGAAATAATCTGGATTACGAAGGTTGTACGAAAAATTATCAGGACGATGTTGCTGAGAATATCGTGGATACTGGGAGAAGGGGGAGAGATCAAAAACATGATGGTAAGGCCAGTGACCCGAATGAGAACCTGTATGTGGAAAAAATGAGCCCACTGGAGGAAATAACATCGGCATTGAGAGATAAAACAGTTAAGTTCTTGGCAACGAGGGACTACGAGCTTCAATTACCAGAATTGTTCTTTGAAAATTCGAGGATCAAGATAAGTCCACGTGAGATCGATGAGAATGGAGCACTAGTTAGAATCGATTTTGGACAGAGGGCTGTTGAGGAGCAGGGAAGACTATTCTTCAAGAAAATTC GTAAATTCATCCAGAACCGGTTATTGATGAGCTTCTTAGCCCTGATCCTGATAATAAAGTTGATCAAGGTCAAGTTCATGTTCATCATACCATTCCTGTTTGGCGTAGGAGTAGCGAAGAAAATATTCCTGAAACttctcttatttttatttccggcATTTGCCCATGTCTTCAAGCTCTGCTCGAGCTACTACAGCTCTCAATCAAaataccaccaccaccatcatCATCAG ATtgcccatcatcatcatcacgtTCCAGTTCCTGTACCAGTACCAGCTGCAGTGCCAACGTTCTTCGATCATCATCCACATCATGAAGAGGAGTTTGATGGTTACGATTACGCCCACCCGCACATTCAATTGCGGAAGGACATGGAGGAGCTCAAGGAATGGGGAATTGATTCGTTCAGCGAACCGTACGATGATCCGGGTGTTCGACCAGCTGCACCAGTGCCTCCACCACTTCCTCCAGCCTCCTATTCCCCCAGTTACACCTCCCCTCAATATCCAACGCCTGTGAAATCGAATGTGTTGTCTTATCAAGATAAACCAACAAATTACGCATCACATGGACAAGTGTTGGCTTACAGCGGTTATCTCGATGACCAGAAATTACAGCGTCGTGTCTCCTCACAGTTATCCCCATCGTCGTTTCCACAAGTTCAAATGGCCAATTCTTTCCTCCATCAGACACCCATAAGTGTCTCTCCATCCATTTCAAAAACAAGCGCAATGCCGGTCAGTCCCATTTACGTTCAGCCAACCTCCGTAACACAGACACAACGGGTGACTCAACAGGTAATTACCAAGAACCCATCGTCTTCAGTTGGTCAAGCCAACAACCTCGTACCCCAGGATGACACCTTTTATGGACCAATTCTGCAGCGTCTCGAGGATATATTCACACAAGGAGGTGTCCTCGATCAATCCTGCAGGGAGAGACTCATATGCAATATGTACAAAAATCCTTCTCTCTATTCACCCCACAGCAATCTTGTCTCCAATATCCTGTCAAG GGATCCACGAGAGCTGAAGCGTAGCGGAACTAAAGCGAGTCAAATCTTCCACAAATACATTAGTGCTGCCAGTTTCGGACAGGAAGGCGGTGATTGTTTCAAAACCTATACTTGTCAATAA